The following proteins are encoded in a genomic region of Streptococcus constellatus subsp. constellatus:
- a CDS encoding SHOCT domain-containing protein — MTGHTFGNGIFSMPYKNITNAEVNYGFLGSGYFEISAGGMQNTRKSYWSNDPDKSAAKQPNSISIASKVVADSFNYAKNFILEKVNETHMPVNTVSTISPADEILKYKKLLDKGIITDEEFILKKKELLRL; from the coding sequence ATGACAGGACATACATTTGGTAACGGTATATTTTCAATGCCATATAAAAATATTACAAATGCAGAAGTAAATTATGGTTTTCTAGGTAGTGGATATTTTGAAATTTCGGCTGGAGGCATGCAAAATACTAGAAAGAGTTATTGGTCTAATGATCCTGACAAAAGTGCCGCTAAACAACCTAATTCTATATCTATAGCATCTAAAGTTGTTGCAGACAGTTTTAATTATGCAAAAAACTTTATACTAGAAAAAGTGAATGAAACACATATGCCAGTAAATACAGTATCAACTATTTCTCCTGCTGATGAGATACTTAAATACAAAAAGTTATTAGATAAAGGTATTATCACAGATGAAGAATTTATTTTGAAAAAGAAAGAATTGTTAAGGCTATAA
- the gatA gene encoding Asp-tRNA(Asn)/Glu-tRNA(Gln) amidotransferase subunit GatA: MTLNQKTIEELHDLLVKKELSAVELTKATLEDMKSRESAVDSFITISEEEAVAQAAAVDAKGIDADNLMSGIPLAVKDNISTKGILTTAASKILYNYKPIFDATSVEKLYSKDMIIVGKTNMDEFAMGGSSENSYFKTTKNAWDATKVPGGSSGGSATAVASGQVRLSLGSDTGGSIRQPASFNGVVGLKPTYGRVSRFGLIAFGSSLDQIGPFSRTVKENAQLLGVIAGNDKKDSTSSQRAVPDFTSKIGREIKGLKIALPKEYMGEGIDEKVKERILAAAKHLESLGAIVEEVSLPHSKYGVAVYYIIASSEASSNLQRFDGIRYGYRAEEIENLEDVYVKSRSQGFGEEVKRRIMLGTFSLSSGYYDAYFKKAGQVRTLIMQDFAKVFEKYDLILGPTAPTVAYDLGSQNQDPVAMYLADLLTIPVNLAGLPGISIPAGFADGLPVGLQLIGNHFDEETIYQVAAAFEATTDYHKQKPVIFGE, translated from the coding sequence ATGACTTTAAACCAAAAAACAATTGAAGAATTGCATGATCTCCTTGTCAAAAAGGAACTTTCAGCAGTTGAGCTGACGAAAGCTACTCTGGAAGATATGAAAAGTCGAGAAAGTGCAGTTGATAGTTTTATTACGATTAGTGAAGAAGAAGCAGTGGCACAGGCAGCAGCAGTAGATGCAAAGGGAATTGATGCGGATAATCTCATGAGCGGCATTCCACTGGCTGTTAAGGACAATATTTCTACTAAGGGGATTCTAACGACAGCTGCCTCAAAAATTCTCTACAATTACAAGCCGATTTTCGATGCGACCAGTGTGGAGAAGCTCTACAGCAAGGACATGATTATCGTTGGTAAAACCAATATGGACGAATTTGCCATGGGTGGTTCTAGCGAAAACTCTTATTTTAAGACTACGAAAAATGCTTGGGACGCTACAAAAGTTCCAGGTGGTTCATCTGGTGGTTCAGCGACGGCAGTTGCTTCTGGTCAAGTTCGCCTGTCTCTAGGTTCTGATACCGGTGGTTCGATCCGTCAGCCAGCTTCCTTTAACGGAGTGGTTGGTCTCAAGCCAACTTATGGACGAGTTTCTCGTTTTGGTCTCATTGCTTTTGGTAGCTCGCTAGATCAGATTGGACCATTTTCTCGGACGGTCAAAGAAAATGCTCAGCTTTTGGGAGTGATTGCAGGCAATGACAAAAAAGACTCTACTTCTTCTCAACGAGCTGTTCCTGATTTCACTAGCAAGATTGGTCGAGAGATTAAAGGATTGAAAATCGCTCTTCCCAAAGAATACATGGGTGAGGGGATTGATGAAAAAGTCAAAGAACGCATTTTAGCGGCTGCTAAGCATTTGGAAAGTCTGGGAGCAATTGTTGAAGAAGTCAGCCTTCCGCACAGCAAGTACGGTGTTGCAGTCTACTATATCATCGCTTCTTCTGAAGCCAGTTCCAACTTGCAACGTTTTGACGGGATTCGCTACGGCTATCGGGCAGAAGAGATTGAAAACTTAGAGGATGTCTATGTCAAATCTCGCAGCCAAGGTTTTGGTGAGGAAGTCAAGCGCCGAATTATGCTAGGAACGTTCAGTTTATCGTCTGGTTATTATGATGCTTATTTCAAAAAGGCGGGTCAAGTTCGGACGCTCATTATGCAAGATTTTGCCAAGGTTTTTGAAAAATATGATTTGATCTTAGGTCCAACTGCACCGACGGTAGCTTATGACTTGGGCAGTCAAAACCAAGATCCGGTAGCCATGTATCTGGCCGACCTTTTGACCATTCCAGTCAATCTGGCTGGCTTGCCGGGCATTTCGATCCCAGCTGGCTTTGCAGACGGTCTTCCTGTTGGTCTGCAGCTGATTGGTAACCACTTTGATGAAGAAACGATTTACCAAGTCGCAGCTGCTTTTGAAGCAACGACAGATTACCACAAGCAAAAGCCAGTCATTTTTGGAGAATAA
- the gatC gene encoding Asp-tRNA(Asn)/Glu-tRNA(Gln) amidotransferase subunit GatC — protein MKITQEEVTHVAHLSKLAFSPEETAEFATTLSKIVDMVELLNEVDTTGVPFTSNVAENVNYMREDVPVAGWNQEELFQNVPEKERGYIKVPAILDDGGDA, from the coding sequence ATGAAAATTACTCAAGAGGAAGTAACGCATGTTGCTCACTTGTCAAAACTAGCTTTTTCACCTGAAGAAACAGCAGAATTTGCGACAACTTTGTCAAAAATTGTGGACATGGTGGAGTTGTTAAACGAAGTTGATACAACTGGTGTGCCTTTTACATCAAACGTGGCAGAAAATGTCAACTATATGCGTGAAGATGTACCAGTTGCAGGTTGGAATCAAGAAGAACTTTTCCAAAATGTACCTGAAAAAGAGCGGGGCTATATCAAGGTTCCTGCCATCCTAGATGACGGAGGAGATGCCTAA
- the aspS gene encoding aspartate--tRNA ligase: protein MKEVFIGNYGLEQVGQKMTATGWVANIRNHGKLAFIELRDREGLLQVFVAGDSPAFAGIDHLHKEDVISVTGEVVKRESRFVNKAIKSGQVELRAEAIQILANSKSLPFELDQHAHTGEDLRQKYRYLDLRRSKMTENLKLRHQVTSTIRDYLNGKDFMEVETPYLTKSTPEGARDFLVPSRVFKNQFYALPQSPQMLKQLLMGAGLERYYQVVRCFRDEDLRGDRQPEFTQVDMEMSFVSEEDIRRLVEGMLKAVVKKTHGLELTEAFSTISYEEAMSRFGSDKPDTRFGLELNSLTDLCQANESLLIKKALDNQEEVMGICVPNAANEFTKKQLSHFYQEMKGFGASRFASVKVEAGGLQGDLASTFETEVAAFIERFKAQDGDLLLLVIAKKRQAQEALGYLRLEVAKHLDLIDQSLLNFLWVVDWPLLEWNEDQNRYQAMHHPFTQGIFEDGQEPGQFRSHAYDIVLNGYEIGGGSLRIHDRKAQEAMFELLGMSREDYERDFGFFLEALEYGFPPHGGLALGLDRLVMILAGEENIRQVIAFPKNGTGFDPMLESPSLVDQRQLKDLHLELKN from the coding sequence ATGAAAGAAGTTTTTATCGGAAACTACGGTTTAGAACAGGTTGGTCAGAAAATGACAGCGACCGGATGGGTTGCCAATATCCGAAATCATGGGAAATTAGCTTTTATAGAGCTAAGAGACCGAGAAGGACTACTTCAAGTTTTTGTCGCAGGCGATAGCCCAGCTTTTGCGGGAATTGATCATCTACATAAGGAAGATGTTATCTCTGTTACGGGAGAGGTTGTCAAACGAGAAAGTCGCTTTGTCAACAAAGCTATCAAGTCTGGACAGGTGGAGCTACGAGCGGAGGCTATTCAAATCCTTGCAAATAGTAAGTCTCTTCCCTTTGAACTCGATCAGCACGCCCATACAGGAGAAGACTTGCGACAGAAATATCGCTATCTAGATTTGCGTCGGAGTAAGATGACAGAGAACCTCAAACTTCGTCATCAAGTAACCAGCACAATTCGTGACTATTTAAACGGTAAGGATTTTATGGAAGTGGAGACTCCTTACTTGACAAAGTCTACACCGGAAGGAGCTAGAGATTTTTTGGTTCCCAGCCGAGTTTTTAAAAATCAATTTTATGCCTTGCCTCAAAGTCCGCAAATGCTGAAGCAACTCTTAATGGGAGCTGGTCTGGAGCGTTACTATCAAGTTGTTCGCTGCTTTCGGGATGAGGACCTACGAGGAGATCGTCAGCCTGAGTTTACTCAGGTTGATATGGAAATGAGTTTTGTTAGTGAGGAAGACATTCGCAGACTTGTTGAAGGCATGCTCAAAGCTGTTGTTAAGAAAACTCATGGTTTAGAGCTAACAGAAGCTTTTTCAACTATTAGCTATGAAGAGGCTATGAGCCGCTTCGGCTCTGATAAGCCAGATACGCGCTTTGGTTTAGAGCTGAATAGTTTGACGGATTTGTGCCAAGCAAATGAATCGCTTCTCATCAAGAAAGCCTTGGATAACCAAGAGGAAGTGATGGGTATCTGTGTTCCTAATGCTGCGAATGAATTCACTAAAAAGCAGCTTAGTCATTTCTATCAGGAAATGAAAGGATTTGGAGCTAGTAGGTTTGCAAGCGTTAAGGTGGAAGCTGGTGGGCTTCAAGGGGATTTGGCTTCGACTTTTGAAACAGAAGTAGCTGCCTTCATAGAGCGATTTAAAGCACAAGACGGTGATTTACTTTTGCTAGTTATTGCCAAGAAAAGACAAGCTCAAGAAGCTCTAGGGTACTTGCGTTTAGAAGTGGCAAAACATCTTGATTTGATTGACCAGAGCTTGCTGAACTTTCTCTGGGTTGTGGACTGGCCCCTGCTGGAGTGGAATGAGGACCAAAACCGCTATCAAGCCATGCACCATCCTTTCACACAGGGGATTTTTGAAGATGGGCAAGAGCCAGGTCAATTTCGCAGCCATGCCTACGACATTGTCTTGAATGGCTATGAAATTGGTGGAGGAAGCCTTCGTATTCACGACCGGAAAGCTCAGGAGGCCATGTTTGAGCTATTAGGCATGAGCCGAGAAGACTATGAGCGGGACTTTGGTTTCTTCCTGGAAGCCTTGGAATACGGCTTCCCACCGCACGGCGGCTTGGCTCTAGGCTTAGATCGTTTGGTTATGATTTTAGCTGGGGAAGAAAATATCCGCCAAGTCATCGCCTTTCCGAAGAATGGTACTGGCTTTGATCCGATGCTGGAAAGTCCAAGTTTGGTTGACCAAAGACAGCTGAAAGACCTGCATTTGGAATTGAAGAACTAA
- a CDS encoding cysteine hydrolase family protein produces MTKALISIDYTVDFVADDGKLTAGAPAQAISEAIAQVTEAAFERGDYIFFAIDAHDEGDTFHPESKLFPPHNIKGTSGRNLYGPLADFYETYQADSRVFWMDKRHYSAFSGTDLDIRLRERKVDTVILTGVLTDICVLHTAIDAYNLGYQIEVVEPAVASLSEENHKFALNHLQNVLGSTIIDNNLKVKKQ; encoded by the coding sequence ATGACAAAAGCATTGATTTCGATTGATTATACGGTGGATTTTGTGGCAGATGATGGCAAGTTGACAGCTGGAGCTCCAGCTCAGGCAATTTCTGAAGCTATTGCCCAAGTGACCGAGGCAGCTTTTGAGCGAGGAGATTATATCTTTTTTGCAATTGATGCGCATGACGAAGGAGATACTTTCCACCCAGAAAGTAAACTCTTTCCACCACACAATATCAAAGGAACTAGTGGACGCAATCTTTATGGACCATTGGCTGACTTTTATGAAACCTATCAAGCGGACTCTCGAGTCTTTTGGATGGATAAGCGCCATTATTCTGCCTTTTCTGGCACAGATTTGGATATACGTCTGCGAGAAAGAAAAGTAGACACGGTGATTCTGACAGGAGTCTTGACGGATATTTGCGTCCTACATACGGCAATCGATGCCTACAATTTAGGGTATCAAATTGAGGTGGTAGAACCTGCGGTAGCTTCTCTTTCTGAAGAAAATCATAAATTTGCTCTCAATCACTTGCAAAATGTTTTAGGTTCGACTATAATAGATAACAATTTAAAAGTAAAAAAGCAGTAG
- the codY gene encoding GTP-sensing pleiotropic transcriptional regulator CodY, which translates to MANLLAKTRKITSILRRSDERLQEELPYNAITQQLAEIMDCNACIVNSKGRLLGYFMRYKTNNDRVEAFYQTKIFPEEYVRTANLMYDTEANLPVNHALSIFPVETKDEFPDGLTTISPIHVSGIRLGTLIVWRNDKEFDDDDLILVEIASTVVGIQLLNFQREEDEKNIRRRTAVTMAVNTLSYSELRAVSAILGELNGNEGQLTASVIADRIGITRSVIVNALRKLESAGIIESRSLGMKGTYLKVLIPDVFEEIKRRDY; encoded by the coding sequence ATGGCAAACTTATTAGCAAAAACACGAAAAATTACATCTATTTTGCGCCGTTCAGATGAGCGCTTACAGGAAGAATTGCCTTACAATGCTATTACTCAGCAGTTAGCTGAGATTATGGATTGCAATGCTTGTATTGTAAACAGCAAGGGGCGTCTTTTGGGGTATTTTATGCGCTACAAGACGAATAATGACCGGGTGGAAGCATTTTATCAAACAAAAATCTTCCCAGAAGAGTATGTTCGCACAGCGAATTTGATGTATGATACAGAAGCTAATCTTCCTGTCAATCATGCTTTATCTATTTTTCCAGTCGAAACCAAAGATGAATTTCCAGATGGCTTGACGACGATTTCGCCTATTCATGTATCAGGGATTCGCTTAGGAACATTGATTGTTTGGCGAAATGATAAAGAATTTGATGATGATGACTTGATCTTAGTTGAAATTGCAAGTACAGTAGTTGGGATTCAGCTACTCAACTTCCAACGAGAAGAAGATGAAAAAAATATTCGACGTCGAACAGCCGTAACCATGGCTGTAAATACGCTATCTTATTCAGAATTACGAGCTGTTTCAGCTATTTTAGGTGAACTAAATGGTAATGAAGGACAGTTGACAGCATCGGTCATTGCAGATCGTATTGGGATTACTCGCTCAGTGATTGTCAATGCTTTGCGTAAACTAGAGAGTGCAGGCATTATTGAGAGTCGTTCTTTAGGAATGAAAGGAACCTACCTTAAAGTCCTTATTCCCGATGTCTTTGAAGAGATTAAAAGGAGAGACTACTGA
- a CDS encoding pyridoxal phosphate-dependent aminotransferase — protein MKEFNKSTKLEHVAYDIRGPVLEEAMRMRANGEKILRLNTGNPAEFGFTAPDEVIHDLIMNARDSEGYSDSKGIFSARKAIMQYCQLKNIPNVDIEDVYLGNGVSELIVMSMQGLLDNGDEVLVPMPDYPLWTAAVSLAGGNAVHYLCDEQADWYPDIEDIKSKITSNTKAIVVINPNNPTGALYPKEVLEYLVEIARQNNLIIFADEIYDRLVMDGEKHTAIASLAPDLFCVSMNGLSKSHRIAGFRVGWMVLSGPKSHVKDYIEGLNMLSNMRLCSNVLSQHVVQTSLGGYQSVDELLLPGGRIYEQRNFIYKAINEIPGLSATKPKAGLYIFPKIDREMYQVDDDEQFVLDFLKQEKILLVHGRGFNWKDPDHFRIVYLPRVDELAQIQEKMTRFLRQYRR, from the coding sequence ATGAAAGAATTTAATAAATCGACAAAGTTAGAACATGTAGCTTATGATATTCGTGGTCCAGTCCTAGAAGAAGCCATGCGAATGCGTGCAAATGGTGAGAAGATCCTCCGTTTGAATACAGGAAATCCTGCCGAATTTGGTTTTACGGCACCAGATGAAGTGATTCATGATTTGATTATGAATGCACGGGATAGCGAGGGCTATTCAGACTCGAAAGGAATTTTTTCTGCTCGGAAAGCCATTATGCAGTATTGTCAGTTGAAGAATATTCCAAATGTCGATATTGAGGACGTTTATCTTGGTAATGGGGTTAGCGAGCTGATTGTTATGTCAATGCAGGGCTTGCTGGATAATGGGGACGAAGTTCTAGTGCCAATGCCTGATTATCCGCTCTGGACAGCTGCTGTTAGCTTAGCAGGAGGCAATGCGGTTCATTATCTTTGTGATGAGCAGGCGGATTGGTATCCAGATATAGAAGATATCAAATCAAAGATTACTTCTAATACAAAGGCTATTGTCGTTATCAATCCAAACAATCCGACCGGTGCCTTGTATCCTAAGGAAGTCCTAGAATATCTTGTTGAAATTGCACGACAAAATAACTTGATTATTTTTGCGGATGAGATTTATGACCGTTTAGTGATGGATGGTGAGAAACATACAGCGATTGCTAGTCTGGCACCGGATCTTTTCTGCGTCAGCATGAACGGTTTGTCTAAATCGCACCGTATCGCAGGTTTTCGCGTAGGCTGGATGGTGCTTTCAGGTCCAAAATCTCATGTGAAAGATTATATTGAAGGACTGAATATGCTGTCAAATATGCGTTTGTGCTCAAACGTCTTATCTCAGCATGTGGTCCAAACATCTCTTGGAGGTTATCAGTCAGTAGACGAATTGTTGCTTCCTGGTGGTCGCATTTATGAGCAACGGAATTTTATTTACAAGGCTATCAATGAAATTCCAGGTTTGTCTGCGACCAAACCTAAAGCAGGACTGTATATTTTTCCAAAAATTGATAGAGAAATGTATCAAGTGGATGATGACGAACAATTCGTGCTGGATTTCTTAAAGCAAGAAAAGATTTTGCTGGTGCACGGACGCGGATTTAATTGGAAAGACCCAGATCATTTCCGTATCGTTTATCTGCCACGTGTAGATGAATTAGCACAGATCCAAGAAAAGATGACGCGTTTCTTAAGGCAATATCGAAGATAA
- a CDS encoding universal stress protein: MLQRYQNIMVAVDGSHEAELAFEKGVNVALRNNSRLTIAHVIDTRALQSVSTFDAEVYEELQADAKKLMDEYAQKAKETGVTDVVTIVEMGNPKTLLATDIPDEQKVDLIMVGATGLNAFERLLVGSSSEYILRHAKVDLLVVRDKEKTL, encoded by the coding sequence ATGCTACAAAGATATCAAAACATTATGGTCGCTGTTGATGGTTCTCACGAAGCTGAGCTTGCTTTTGAAAAAGGGGTAAATGTGGCACTAAGAAATAATTCACGTCTCACAATCGCTCACGTTATTGATACACGTGCATTGCAAAGTGTTTCCACATTCGATGCCGAAGTTTATGAAGAATTACAGGCAGATGCTAAAAAATTAATGGATGAGTATGCCCAAAAAGCAAAAGAAACTGGCGTCACAGACGTTGTCACAATTGTTGAAATGGGTAACCCTAAAACCTTACTTGCAACAGATATTCCAGATGAACAAAAAGTCGATCTCATCATGGTCGGTGCTACTGGGCTCAATGCCTTTGAACGTTTATTGGTCGGTTCCTCATCTGAATACATCTTGCGTCATGCAAAAGTTGACTTACTTGTTGTTCGTGATAAGGAAAAAACATTATAA
- a CDS encoding Cof-type HAD-IIB family hydrolase: MEIKAVFFDIDGTLVNNSRTVLKSTEQAIHSLKQQGILVGLATGRGPFFVQSFMEQLDLDFAVSYNGQYIFSKDKVISAKPIDKTSLRHLIQYAHQHKIEISFGTESGVVGSKIMSFGMSKFSQWTSHFVPKKMTHLVNKSFNHVISKALPQQQNDLFKSIQEPIYQVLMLATPRETQSIEADFPNLKFTRSSPFAADIINKGMSKLEGIKLVGKEYGFDINQVMAFGDSDNDVEMLAGVGMSIAMGNGTSRVKEVAKHTTSSNSQDGIHKALEHFGILASEKVFISSDHHFNKVKEFHGIMDECTQEEPILWTTEGARHRAGFKVEELVEFLRAASPSEEIFNQSVQSLHKAIDKASDKVKQKSNAEMSLVGQVDALIDMLYFTYGSFVLMGVDPERLFEIVHQANMGKLFPDGKAHFDPVTHKILKPDDWEKNYAPEPAIKKELERQIQAYQRNCEKNEE; this comes from the coding sequence ATGGAAATCAAAGCAGTCTTTTTTGATATTGACGGGACATTAGTAAATAATAGTCGGACGGTCTTGAAATCCACAGAACAAGCGATCCATAGTTTAAAACAGCAAGGTATTTTAGTTGGTTTAGCAACAGGAAGAGGCCCCTTTTTTGTCCAATCCTTTATGGAACAGTTGGATTTAGATTTTGCAGTGAGCTATAATGGACAATATATTTTTTCAAAAGATAAAGTCATTTCTGCTAAGCCAATTGATAAAACCAGCTTGCGTCACTTGATTCAGTATGCTCACCAGCATAAAATAGAAATTTCATTTGGAACAGAATCAGGAGTGGTTGGCTCAAAAATCATGAGTTTTGGCATGAGCAAATTTTCTCAATGGACCAGTCATTTTGTTCCGAAAAAGATGACACACTTGGTTAATAAAAGTTTCAATCATGTAATCAGCAAGGCGCTTCCTCAACAACAGAATGATTTATTTAAATCTATTCAAGAGCCGATTTATCAAGTGTTAATGTTGGCAACCCCGAGAGAAACACAATCTATAGAAGCCGATTTTCCAAATTTAAAATTTACTCGCAGCAGTCCTTTTGCAGCTGACATTATCAATAAGGGTATGTCCAAGCTAGAGGGGATTAAGCTGGTTGGAAAGGAATATGGCTTTGATATCAATCAAGTCATGGCTTTTGGTGATTCTGATAATGATGTTGAAATGTTAGCGGGGGTTGGGATGTCCATCGCTATGGGAAATGGAACTAGTCGCGTGAAAGAAGTTGCGAAACACACTACTAGCAGTAATAGTCAGGACGGAATTCATAAGGCTTTGGAGCATTTTGGTATTTTGGCGAGTGAAAAAGTCTTTATCAGTAGCGACCACCACTTTAATAAGGTTAAAGAATTTCATGGGATAATGGATGAATGCACGCAGGAAGAGCCCATCCTGTGGACAACAGAGGGTGCTCGTCATCGTGCAGGCTTCAAGGTAGAAGAGCTAGTGGAATTTTTACGTGCAGCCAGTCCGTCAGAAGAAATTTTCAATCAGTCTGTTCAATCTTTGCATAAAGCGATAGATAAAGCTTCCGATAAGGTTAAACAGAAGAGTAATGCAGAGATGTCTCTCGTTGGACAAGTAGATGCACTGATTGATATGCTATATTTTACTTATGGTAGTTTTGTTTTAATGGGAGTAGATCCTGAGCGCTTATTTGAAATTGTACACCAAGCGAATATGGGGAAACTCTTCCCAGATGGTAAAGCGCACTTTGACCCAGTTACTCATAAAATTTTAAAACCAGATGATTGGGAAAAAAATTATGCACCGGAGCCTGCTATCAAAAAAGAACTTGAACGTCAAATTCAAGCTTATCAACGGAATTGTGAAAAAAATGAAGAATAA
- the recG gene encoding ATP-dependent DNA helicase RecG, with amino-acid sequence MNLHQPLTVLPGVGPKSAEKFTRLGIENLQDLLLYFPFRYEDFKSKNVLELEDGEKAVISGLVVTPANVQYYGYKRNRLRFTIKQGEVVLAVNFFNQPYLADKVEVGSTISIFGKWDKAKASLTGMKILAQVEDDLQPVYRVAQGISQASLVKVIKTAFDQGLELLLEENLPQILLERYQLVERSQAVRAMHFPKDLTEYKQALRRVKFEELFYFQMQLQVLKSESKNASQGLAIPWRDDLLEKKLTLLPFELTAAQKRSLDEILQDMKAPTHMNRLLQGDVGSGKTVVAGLAMYATYTAGFQSALMVPTEILAEQHFDSLSQLFPELRIILLTGGMKPTERRQALEAIEAGQVDMIVGTHALIQESVTYHQLGLVIIDEQHRFGVGQRRILRAKGNNPDVLMMTATPIPRTLAITAFGDMDVSVIDQMPAGRKPIITRWVKHEQLNVVLNWLEKELQRGAQVYVISPLIEESEALDLKNAIALEEELKAYFGDKAQVALLHGKMKSEEKDTIMQDFKKGKIDILVSTTVIEVGVNVPNATVMLIMDADRFGLSQLHQLRGRVGRGDKQSYAVLVANPKTESGKKRMKIMTETTNGFVLAEEDLKMRGSGEIFGTRQSGIPEFQVADIVEDYPILEEARKVASQIVSISDWRTHADWHIVALHLDKQDYLD; translated from the coding sequence ATGAATTTACACCAACCTTTAACGGTTCTGCCGGGTGTAGGACCGAAATCTGCTGAAAAGTTTACTAGGCTGGGAATTGAAAACCTACAGGATTTACTACTCTATTTTCCATTTCGCTATGAAGATTTTAAAAGTAAGAATGTGTTAGAACTGGAAGATGGTGAAAAGGCGGTTATCTCAGGACTTGTCGTTACGCCAGCCAATGTGCAGTATTATGGCTATAAACGTAATCGTCTACGTTTTACTATAAAACAAGGCGAAGTGGTGCTTGCAGTCAATTTTTTTAACCAACCCTATCTGGCAGACAAAGTGGAGGTTGGTTCAACCATTTCTATTTTCGGGAAATGGGATAAAGCAAAAGCGAGTCTGACAGGTATGAAAATTTTAGCACAAGTGGAGGATGACTTACAGCCTGTCTATCGAGTGGCACAAGGGATTAGTCAAGCTAGTTTGGTGAAAGTCATTAAGACAGCTTTTGACCAAGGCTTAGAACTTCTGTTGGAAGAAAATCTGCCTCAAATTCTGCTGGAGCGCTATCAGTTAGTGGAACGCAGTCAGGCCGTACGAGCAATGCATTTTCCAAAAGACTTAACAGAATACAAACAAGCCTTGCGTCGGGTCAAGTTTGAAGAGCTTTTTTACTTTCAAATGCAGTTACAAGTCCTAAAGAGTGAAAGCAAGAATGCGAGTCAAGGGTTAGCTATTCCTTGGCGAGATGATTTATTAGAAAAAAAGCTGACACTGCTACCTTTTGAATTGACAGCTGCCCAGAAGCGGAGTCTTGATGAAATTCTACAAGATATGAAAGCACCAACCCACATGAACCGGCTTTTGCAGGGAGATGTGGGTAGTGGAAAGACGGTGGTTGCAGGTTTAGCCATGTATGCTACCTATACGGCTGGTTTTCAGTCTGCTCTTATGGTACCGACTGAAATTTTGGCAGAGCAGCATTTTGATAGCTTGAGCCAACTTTTTCCTGAACTACGGATAATTCTGTTGACAGGAGGAATGAAGCCGACAGAACGCAGACAAGCACTAGAAGCGATTGAGGCTGGTCAGGTAGATATGATTGTCGGTACTCATGCTTTGATTCAAGAAAGTGTGACATATCATCAGCTTGGTCTGGTGATTATTGATGAACAGCACCGCTTTGGAGTGGGACAGAGACGAATTTTGCGAGCAAAAGGAAATAATCCTGATGTGCTCATGATGACTGCAACACCGATTCCGAGGACACTTGCGATCACTGCCTTTGGCGATATGGATGTGTCGGTTATTGATCAAATGCCAGCGGGGCGTAAGCCGATTATCACTCGCTGGGTCAAGCACGAGCAGCTGAATGTGGTTCTCAATTGGTTGGAGAAAGAGCTGCAACGAGGTGCTCAGGTCTATGTCATCTCTCCTTTGATTGAGGAGTCGGAAGCGCTGGATCTGAAAAATGCTATTGCTTTGGAAGAGGAATTAAAGGCTTATTTCGGTGACAAAGCACAAGTAGCTCTGCTACATGGTAAAATGAAGAGCGAAGAAAAAGATACTATTATGCAGGATTTTAAGAAAGGAAAAATTGACATTCTGGTTTCCACGACTGTTATTGAAGTCGGTGTCAATGTCCCCAATGCTACGGTCATGCTAATCATGGATGCGGATCGATTTGGGCTCAGTCAGCTTCACCAGTTACGTGGTCGGGTAGGACGTGGAGACAAGCAATCTTATGCGGTTCTCGTGGCTAATCCTAAGACAGAATCCGGCAAGAAACGCATGAAAATCATGACGGAAACGACTAACGGTTTCGTCTTGGCTGAGGAAGATTTGAAAATGCGTGGCTCTGGTGAAATCTTCGGCACGCGTCAATCAGGGATTCCAGAGTTTCAAGTGGCGGATATTGTAGAGGATTATCCGATTTTAGAAGAAGCCAGAAAAGTCGCTAGTCAAATTGTGTCCATTTCTGATTGGCGAACGCATGCAGACTGGCATATCGTAGCTCTTCATTTGGACAAGCAGGACTACTTGGATTAG